TGTTATATATCCGTGGAAAGGGAAAAACCCTATCCGCGGTTAGAAAAAGCTTATATGACActatatttaattatgaaaaatacATTATAAGAAAATAAAGATGATCTGTAGTTACGTGCAGTTTTTAGATCTGTGTTTGGATTATATGGTAATCATATTTGTATTTTTAGTGAATCATGTATTTGTGTTTAATGATATTTAAATTGGATTGCTGTTTAAATTGAATCTTGAATTTGGGTGGACATGAAAGAGTTGAGTCAGCTCTGTTCTTAGACTTTTTATGTATGATTTTAATGGAATGCGTCTGCTATAATAATGTTGATCTGCTCTACATTTTTCGAGAATGGAGATTATTGAGTCACAATTTGTTGTCAGGTGTCCTGTTAAACCTAATGAAAGCTATTAAGTTGTTGATTTTGTTATAAATTGAATGTCAATCCTTGGTTTTTTGGGTGGAGGTGCCGTTTAGAATTTCGGATATATACCATTATTTTGTGTACATTCTGCAGGCTTGAGATTTTCTTATGCTAGTGATAAATGTGATGCATATAATTTGAGATTACTAGGATGCTTTTACTGTTAAGATAACTTCGAGGTCCATTATCTAATGTTGACGGTTGACACCTTAAAACAAATGTACTAGGTAATTTTCTACCAATGCCTGTAATTTACGCATGCAATATGTTTGAAACAAGCAAGCACTTTTAAAGTAAATTAGGTGACATGTATCTGCTTATTGTCGTATAACTATGAGTCCTCATGACTTGGCTCATAGTCATAGAGTGGCTGCTAATATGTGATGCATCATAAAGTTGGTTCCTTAGTGGCTTCTAATTAACAGACTGATAAAAGCTAGAGGTGTCATTTTGTTTTGCAATTACTTACTAGCCTGAAAACTTTGTTAGCTTGATATTTAACTGTAAAAATGATGCAAGCTGTTATGTGATACTTCATGTTTATTGTTGTCTTCTACTATGTTTTTGTTAAGGATCTAATTTCGCACTCCATTACAATTAAGTTCCTTGCACAATGCTTTAATTGTTGTATCCGTGGCCTTCTCAATTTTCAGGACAAGACAgtaaaaaaatcaatatttttttcaTCGTTATGATGTGTGTGTATGTTTTGCAGCCTCTTCATTTCTTAGATATTTTAGAAATATCATCAATCATTAAAGTATTCTTTTTTCTTTATATATGCATATACATTAGAGGAATCTGAAACTGACAGTGAGGAATCATATGTTAGCGGTTTTGTTGGGGTAGACTCATCATGGATTTCTTGGTTTTGCAATTTGCGAGGAAATGAATTCTTTTGTGAAGTTGATGAGGATTACATTCAGGATGATTTTAATTTGTGCGGATTAAGCAGCCAAGTTCCATACTATGATCATGCTCTTGATCTAATTTTAGATCTCGAGTCCTCTCCTGGTAACTCCCAGCTAGACAGATTTATTAATCGATTGCAATGCATGTACATGAATAAATTTTGTTTACATTTTCTTCCAACAGCTTATTTCAAAATTATTCATTCCATATTAGACAATTGTTTTGGCAATCAGTTCTTTTATGCTTGGTTAGGTACTAGGGCATcgaaaatataattaaaatatttgaCAACTGTATTGACAATGTAATTTAAAACATCTATACATATAAATTATTTCTGTGTCGCATGTAAGGTAGCTTGTAGATGATGTATTTACATGTAAATCATTGCTGTGCAATATGTAGGTGAATTTTTTACAGAGGAACAACATGATTTAGTTGAAACCGCAGCTGAGATGCTATATGGTCTGATACATGTTAGATATGTATTGACAACTAAAGGGCAGGCTGCTATGGTAAGCATCATGTCCAAATTTTAGAGTAGTTGATTTATACTATAATACATTATATATCAGTATGAGGCATTGTCTGGCTAATTTCAGCTAGAGAAGTACAAGAATGCCGAGTTTGGTCGATGCCCAAGAGTTTGCTGCTCTGGACAACCCTGCTTACCTGTTGGCCAATCAGATATTCCTCGCCAGTCCACTGTAAAGATTTATTGTCCCAAGTGCGAAGATATATATGCCCCTCGATCCAGACATCAAGATAGTATCCTTGGGTTTACATATACTCACACTTATCCCTCAATGTTCTTATAAACTGACTAGTTTTAGTATATTTTTAATATCCCTGCTCCGTTCATATTTGCGTCAGGAGGAAACACACGTTATCAGTTTAATATGATACCTGTAGCTAGTTTTTGCAGTTAGACTTATTAGTTCCTCACTTGTGTTAGTTGATATTTGCTAACCACAAGATTTCTGGGGACTTGGAACAGACATCAGTCGATGATTACTCGTTATATTTTCCCACAAATTTTCTTTAACTGTATCTAGACCTCGATGGAGCCTATTTTGGGACCACATTTCCGCACCTGTTTTTAATGACTTACGAGCATCTTAAACCGCAGAAGAGATTGACAAGCTACATCCCAAGAGTATTTGGATTCAAGGTTCACAGACCATGATGCTGCAGTTATGTTACTGGCTTAATTGGAATCAAATTCTTGTGCTGCTTCTCGTAAACCCTGACATTTTCACTCATACCCTCTCGGAGAAAGGAACATAAACTACAACAGACTGAACAGTTGCCTATTTTGAAAGTTTCAGATGAAGAAGCAATTCTATTCAAATGTCTGCTGTATTTTTGCTCTGTTTTAAATTTTGGTTTGGTAATGCCTTTGTTGGCATGAAATCAATAATGATTTATCCAGAGATTAGCTTTATGAATTATGGGTATAGGTGGCTGTTTGGGGACTCAAAAAAACAGCTTATATAAGTAAAGACTCCGTTCCATTTTTGGGTGAAGTCTTTGGTAGAATAAATGATCGATTATATTTTTTGGATTTTGGGTCATTTTCTGAAATTGACAATTcttaaaaatcagtttttaatttTCATTCTCCTCCGAGCCCACTTCTTATTTTTTTCTGAATTATGATGGTTACTTAACTTGGTTGTTTTTAGTAATTTGTATTACAAAAttgttgtttttatttttttcctttttaattttatattcatgtaATAAAATTATTAATCTGCAATTAAATGTTTtcttaaaaaaatttataaattataatgtACCAAATACTGCCCTATGCGAATTATTCTCAAGCATCAATCTTAAGCTTAAGGGATGCAATAAaactttaaaaataaaataaaataaaatagatgtGTACATTTTTTTATGTGGCAGAAATTTATTAGCAGTATAGATTCTGTTAAAAGGAATTACTGAACAaatgatttaattattatttaagcATCAAACAcgaatttaatttattttagacttggaTTTGGGTTTTATTTTATTCTAAATTTAAATTAGAGTAACAATTTTAAAACCAGCTACTTTCAATCTTTTTTCTCATTTACTACTTTGCTCCTAAATTTAGGAGGATAACATTATAAAAGCAACTAAGAATACGTGAAACTGAAGATTATTATAAGAATGAAAAAAATGTCCCTAAGAGTATAACATATTTTTATTGTAGAGTTTTAATTTTTTATTCAAATTCTTAATTACAAAAATATTCCTatattcaaattataaaatttcttaCGTATTTAGGTCCATTAAGCTCtcataaaaaaatcaattttatttttcttttaatgTATTTCAATAGAGAAAGATTTCCCTTATTAACTACGTGCATAGTGTAATTTAATGAtagaatttatataaatttttaattaaagTATATAGTTACATATGTACCACTACATTAAAATTAAAAAACTTGTGAATATCAAACTCTTTCGAATATCATTATGAAATCAAGAAAAATAAATTTACAAGCCAAACAGACCCTTAGTCATATTCTCTGTTCATAATTCATACTCATCGTTGCTTTAACAATCTGCAAAGCTTCAAATTGGTTCAAACTTCAAAGGTAACTTATTCTAATTTATTATTACTCATAATTATACACTtattatatatgtatgtatatttcaTTCAGTTAGTCATGTTTGTATTTTAGGGTTTATAATTATACACTTATATATTGTATGTAAATTGTACTTGTGTTGCAGTTCTTTTTAATTCCGATTGATAGTTGTGAATGTTTTGGTATAAGATTTTTGTGAAAAGCTCTCGTAAATATCGAAACAAATGTGGATTTTGAGTTAAAGAAGTGTTGGTGCTGCGGTTGAGTTCTTGTACACCTTGCAGGAGGTCAGGAGAGTTCGACTCATGCTTGTGCGTGTGTAATCAATTAACAAAAAAATGTGGATTTTAAATCTCCTGCGTGTGCGTGTGTAATCGATTAGCAAAAAAATGTGGATTTTAAATCTCCAGGCTTAGAATGATGCTCTGTATCCAGCTCCAGCTGTTGTTTTAGTTTTTTAATTAGTAATGGATAGCTATAGTTTGGTCCGGCAGTTTGTTTTTATCGCAATCTATTAATTTTAATGTTTTAAGGGATGAATTTCTCGTGCCGGAGAAGTAGGAACATTTGACATTTCGTTTATTGGAAGTTATTAGGATATTGGAGATTATTAGTATTATTTAGTCGTTTCTGGCTAGCTACTAAATGTAATTGGATACATTTCCGCACCTTAATAGTACCAAAGTTTTTGAATTGTAATCCTTTTAGTGAAGAATTGATGTTTGAAGCCTTATCAATTTTCAGAGTGAGTACAGCATTGATATTTCGAAGGATGACAGTGTTGAAGAGGTATGTTTTGAGACTATTTATATCGTTAAAGTACATCACAGCAAATGTTGTGGATAGAAATAATGGACGGATCGTTGCATCAGCATCAACAGTAGAACATTCTATCAAGGAAAATCTTGAATGTGGTCGATCTTGTAATGCTAAAGCAGCGGTGGTTGTTGGAGAAGTGTTGGCAATGAGACTGAAGGTTGAGGGTCTTGATCAGGGACAAGAAAGAGGGATTCATGTTGACGTGAACAAGGAAATTGCCAAGAAAGGGTTGGTGAGTCGTACCAAGGTATGGGGCATTGTCAATGCTCTCAAGAACAATGGTGTAAAACTAATTCTCGATGATGACAATAATAATGCATCTCCATCGAGCAAGTATTAATGTTTGGACGATGTTCAATCTGTGTTCCGTGGTTAGCACCGGAATTATTGATGACACAATCAAGTTACTGCAAAGGCCGAGAAGAAAGCTGAGAAACTGCACCTGAAGTTTCTGAGAGATTTGGTTCAGCTGCTACAATTAAGCTTGGAAAGAGGTTCGCACCTTTGTGTTTGAGCTTTGAATTAAAAGATGACCACATAGCTAGCTAGCTGATACTTGAGAAAGTACTTGTTGTACCTTTACAAGGAAATAACGAAATAACAGAAATTATCTTGAATTCATAACTGAATGTCTGAATGAGATAAATATATGAATAGTATTATGATTCTCTATTATAGTATTTTTCCTGTTCACTATGAGTAATAGCAAAATATGTTTGAAATTAATCACTGAACGTATTAGAAGTTGTCATTATTATGTGCATTGCAGATTGTGAGTTGAGGAAGTTTGAAAATATCTTTAGAGGGTGAATCAAGTTGAAAACTTGAGTTGTTTACATTATACATTGTGTATTAGAAATAGAGTTAGTTCAATATTGGCGCCAAAAAGAGCATTCATAAAATTGTGGGCAACCTAGGCGAATCCTGGACATATGGTAGATTGTAGGCAATTGTTGTTACCGTTGCTATCTGAGCAAGCCAACCCGCAATAGGTTTCCAGTGGTCGTAAAATTTGCAGTGGCAGAAGGGAGAAGGGACGTGTATTTTCTTGATGAAACCATCTGACAGTGCAACTTTGCGAAAAGTATGGCTGCAGTTGAGCAAGAAAAGCTGCAGTTGAGCAAGAAAACTTTTCTTGAACTTGGTAATCAGCCAAGCAAATTGAACAATCGGTGCTTTCGAGTTTTGACACCCTTTAAAAGCTTCATGAGAGTTGGTGTAGTTTTCTTGATTCTAGAGGTCTTTCTGAAATTTGTTGATCTGTTTTTGTTGTGAAAGACAACATTATGAATAGCCATGGTAAAGAAGAAGTTAAATCGCCAACAAAGTGTTGGTGCAGTGGTTGAGCACGTGTTCCCCTTACGGGAGTTCACGAGTTCGACTCATGTGCGTGTGTGATTAATTATTAAGAGGGTTTATCCTCTTAACTTATCTTCTGTCGTCCCAGGTCCTGGATTCGACTCACGCTCACCCGAGAATTGAGAATAGATACTTATTTATAAGACTCGTATTAgtcaaaaaataataattaagaGGGCTTTAAAATTTCTGACTGGATCTGGATTTATGAGAAATGGAATGGTCTCATTCAGTCCAATGTGAAAGTATCCTGTTATGTTGGTCCAATAGAATGGTCCAACCAAATTTAATTCTTTCGGCCCAATTAGCCCTGCTCAAATTTTAGCTCTTTCAATTAGCTCAAATAGTAAAAAAAAATTCctttgttattttgacaatttTTATCACAACGTTGTAACAGTAATAGTAACTTTAATTAAAGACCATTTTTGAATATAACGCTCTTAACATCTACTTTGTCgaataattctgaattaatttttgtatataattaatTGCGGGTTTGAACATaagtaaaagattaaaaaaaattgcTCAGAGTAACACATAcgaattttttttttgtaaaattatattaaaaaataaacgTTAAAAATTAGGTTGTTGGTAGAATAGACGTAAAAAACACTAAAACACCTCTAAGTCATGCAAAGGGATATTTTGTATTATTCTAAAAATCAGAAATCGACAATTATTCGGTTGAGCAACATTTTAGTTATCAATGATTAATCGGATAATCGATTGATTAATCAGAtgtatttaataaaatataaaaataattaatttattaaactaaatatataaatttaagaAAAAAGTACAGTGATTAATCGGATTATAAAATCAAATTAGCTAAGCATATTAGAATGATTAATGGGGTCTGTAAAAAAAAGGTGATTATTAGAACAAAGATATTTTGATTTAGGTAAATTGGCTCCCCGCTCTCTGGGCTCTCTAAATTCTCTCCTGACAAGCCAAATCCATCGATAGTCTACAGAATGGTAAACTCACTCTCTCTATGTCTCTATATCTTCTAATAATCGCCTGCTGTCTATGCATATTTGTTTTGTTTGAGGATGATGCAACTCTAAATCAATTTTACTATGTGAAGACACTTAATGTGTCTTTTTCTTGTATACCTTACAGTACGATATGCTGCAACAATTGTTTTATCCGGATCTAGACCATCTACCTTAAAtgtatactccctccgtcccactcCGTCCCAGTGGGATATTTAAATCTGGGATGGGGGATCAGCACGCATTTTAAGGCTCACGTAAAATATGGTTCCCTTAtttcctaaataattttaaatatttttttcttttaaataaaaataggGAAAATAAATTGATAAGTCCTTGAACTATTCCTGTTTTATTCGATAGGTCCGTGAATAAAAGATTCCGTAAATCGGGTCCTTTAACTTTCAATTTTTTTTGGATCAGGTCCTTCGGTTAAAAAGATTCTGACGCCGTCATAATCTTGCTGAGGTGGCAGTGAATTTGACTAAAATTCaacaaaaaaaatgaaattaGACACAAAAAAATAAAATGACATAAAAAATAACATTACATGCCATGCACGACTTTTAAAACGATATCTTGTAACTTAAAATCAATATAATGTCAAAATCAATATAATTTTTTAAcctaaaaatttattatttttattaattaatttaatttaatttatactAAAATGTTAGGTCTAACATAAATACAGCGTGAAATCTATTCCAATAATCTAAAATTCAAATACTATATCATTATAAGTGAATTGATATGTATAATTTCAATGAAAAAATAGTATTACAAAATTGAGATATCTTTAAATAAACAATTAAAATCCATTTAATTATAATAAGATTAATAAATCAGTTAAGTGTCAAATTTCCATTAACCAAAAATTACAAtaaaattctatttttaaaaCAAACGAACTAAAgtattaatattaaaatatgagTACCGTCCTACCAATCGTtgttttaataatataatatagatgTGTTATAtcattattaaattttaaataattatatatcaTTAGACGCATTATacagatttattttcaatttAAGATCATAACTATCTAGATTTTTTAACCAGTTCATAGTATGAAATCCATTCATGTCATTAACttcataaatatttatatatattgtattttattatcttttatagtttatttgtttcataataaaaaataaatgttatataaaaataaaatcttaatattaaaAGTAGCCCGCACTGATAATATGTTATGTGTATGTATATGGATAGTGGATTATGTTAAAGTCTGTATATAAACTAGtatgttttttttatttaattacgTTTTTCTGTCAATTTACACGTCAGCTCACGGTGTTTTAAAGTTAACTCAGAATCTTTTTAACGGAATGACGTGATTCAAAAAATATTGAAAGTTAAAGGACTTGATTTACGAAATCTTTTGTTGAGGGACCTATCGAATAAAACAGGAATAGTTCAGGGACCTATCATTTAATTTTcccataaaaatataatgtttaaatttttatactgaaaaagaaaattttgaaaaaatattatagaactatattttattataGCCTTAAAATGCTACATCCGGTGGGATAAATGGTGGGATATAGGGAGTACCTTTATATCTACCATTAGATGCTTAATACCCcttatgtttttttattttttgccTGCACTATTTGTTTTTGCTTGTGCCTATGGAAGATTTAAGTAATTTCGTCTAAGGTTAAGATCTCCGAATATTTGAGTTCCAAGTTACTAAATTAGTGGGTGTTGGTTTGTTTTGGTAAAGATTGATATGCCACTGTGCTAACAGGGTGACAGTGATTTTTGTCTAAGAAACAGGGACTCTGGCTAGCAGAGGTGTTCAAGGTAGTATACCATGGACATGAGGAGTTAACGCCGCATAGACAGATTGGCACCATCAAAGTTAACGATGAATTAAATGAGCATTACTTGTACAAAGTAGGTAGAACAGATAAGCGTAAGCCATCAATTCGACATATGGATGAGGTTATGCTTACCGGACCTCGTATATCATCAATCTCAACTGAGAATTCCCTTACTATCGATGTTGATCTCTTTAGGGGTGCTTACAAGGACACGTTTTATATTAAAGATATCCTCAATGATGATTCGGTTAAGATATGTTACCCTTTACAAAGAAGAATCATATCGAAAGATGGTAGAGGAGAGATCGTTATTCTATATGCAATATACGATAATGCTATAGAAGCCCAACTAGAGATTAAATTGTTAGCAGATGATAACTTTACTTTGGAGGTTTATGGAGTTGTTGCTGCTAGCACAACCAAATTGGATAGCTTTGAACATATAAGTATGCTCTTTTTGAAGAAACCTGATGACAAGATAAAAGTAAGGCGTCGTAGGCTATTACCGTTGTCCAGGTCCATAGTAGCCGTGCCTTTAGAAACTGAGCTTATTGTGGACATTCACCTGCTGACCGGAGATGAGAATCATATCTTTGAAGGCACTGTCAAGTTCAAGGCTGAAAGGGGTGGTACACGTAGACAGCTTGTAGAAGGCAAAAAATGCAAGATCCTAGTAGAAGTCACTTGAAAGTGTGCTTGAGCAGCGGGGAACAAGGCAGAGATATTCTAATTGGTTCATATTGAAGGTGACTTGTTACAAATCAATTATTATTTACTTAGTGTTTCAATGAATCACTTTTGTTTGTATTTTAGGTTTCATTTTCTTGTGTACATTGCTTCAATCTTTGTTTGAAAAGTTAAGGTTGATATTTTATGATGAATAGCCTCTTTGTGAAGCCATCCGTGATTCAGCAAATTTCTAACGTTGAGTTGGTCCGTCACGGGTGGCGACGACTATAGGCGAGCAAGACTTGCGACTAGGACCCTCTACACTTAAGGGCCCCAAAAATTTCAACTCCCGTAAATATATATGAATCCCTTaagaaaatatatatgaattttacATGATATATGAATCCTTTaagaaaatatatatgaattttacATCATATATGTATATTAGGGCCCCATAAACTAATTCCGACTAGGGCCCCTGGAATCTCAAGGCCGGCCCTGTGGTCTGCCCTTGTAAAATGTATACGTTGTTGTTGCATTTCCTTTTTTCTTTGTTGTAGTTTCAAAGGTTGAATCGAATATCTTTGCAAAATGCCCTCTTCATGAATCATGATAATCAATTGCGGGGGCAGGGGGCAGGAGCCAGGGCCGGGGTTTGAAGGCAATGCTGGTTTAGTCCCAGGTCCTAGTAGGATGTCCAAAATAAGAGAGAGACCTATTGCTTTTGCCAGCTTCTGAAGTGTCATGTGTATTTTGTACAATAGAGCTTTTTTTACTAATCATAAATATTTTCCCCCAACTTTCTTATGATGCATTATTAATGTCAATGTTCGATTCTCTTGGAAAATGATGGCAAAGGCAAATACAACTGAGTGAATCTGTGAAGCAAAATGAAACAGAGGTTTATAGAGCGTCAAGGATCTCATTTTTCCCTTGGTCCCTCTGTTTATTTGACGCTTGATTTTTGGTGACATAGTTTAGGAGTTTTGACTGCATATTTTAAAGTATTACTTTTAATTGTGAATTGAAGTATCGATTTAACATTTTCATTCataaaaagaaatttcaaaagagATAATTTTAAGTATCAAGTAGATGGCCGGGGAAATCTTGCTTACAAAACCATAGCGCTCGTAACCATTATCAGGAGATTTTTCTCAGGTATTTTTGTCTGTGTGTTTTTGTGTCTGATTCTTTCAATCTCTTCCTTTTTTGAGTATTATTCACTTCTAGGGATGAATCATCTTTCAGGATTTTCGGAAGGGGAGGCACGTTCCTTAGTTAGAATTAGGCTAGATGAGAAGGATAAGTTAGGGGGACACGTACGTTCTATTGAAAAAATGATTTCACAGTTGGAATATGTGACTTTTCTATACGAGGTAACTATAAAAAATACTGTTTTTTATTAAAtaacataaatattaattttaaaaattttgatcAAAAATTTTAATCTAATAAGCATTTGTAATGTGTTATGCGTGCATCTAGAGAATGTGCAACACCCCCTCTGTGTTGTTTGCCTGACCTTGCAGCATGTCTTCTGCATTTGGAGAGTTGTTGATTCACAGTTTCCATATGTCACCTAACCCTGCAATTACTTCACTTATAAAATAAACACTTGTAAAATTAGCTGCAAAGGAAGCAAAGCATATTGTTGATAGTTGTCTTCATGCAGGCATATAAAATTGCTGCATAAGATGGATGATTAACATCGTTTCAGAATATGGTCAAGACAGTTGGTATAACAAAGGATATTAGTCATCAGGTATTGAGATGTGACGAGGTGAAATTTACTCAATTTGACATGTACAAGTCTCATGATATTTACGGTACATTTGATTGTATTGTACCTGGGAGTTGATGGCATGAAAATGGAAGCAATCACCATTTGTCACATGGATACGTTTTTGTGGAATTCAAACTTTATTTTGCTTTCGCCTTTTAGAGGCCAAACCTGGATTTCAGTGTGCCATTTCCTGGCAACAGACGAAATCGTTTGTCGTGAATTAGTCAGCTAAACGACACGACAAACGATGTTGTCAGTTGCGAGGAAATGGCATACGGGAATTCCAGGCTTGGCCTTTAAAAGGAGAAAGGAAATAAAGCGTGAATTCCACAAAGACGTATTCATGTGACAGATTGTGATTGCTTCTAGTTTCACGCTATCATCTCCCAGTAGAGGTATAATACGAGCAATTGTCCCGGGAATATTATGACACCTGTACATGGCAAATTGAGCAAATTTCACTTTGTGACATCCTGATGAGTGATGACTAATATCCTTTGTACCACCACTGTTTGCATTTTCCGGGAGAGCCAACACGGGCATAACATTTTCTCCCATCTATACATTCAACACAAATTCCATCATTGCTTCCAAGGAGAGCTAACAGAAGTGCCTCGCTCACTTGAAATCGCTGATTTGCACAACACAAGGAGCTGATCTATACCTAGATATTATTTTTCACAGAAAGAGCATGATCATGTGTAGTTGGCTAAGTTAGTGCATGTGTAGTTGTACCTGATTGTTACATAATCCTTTTCTTCGACGAGAGGGAGGCCGAGGACATGCAAAATTGGCGTTCATGCTATTCTTTCTGTTTTAGTCATTACGAGTACATTCTTGTGATTCAGTTTCATCTCAGGTTTTCTTTAAGTATTAGCCTAAAACAATTGACGTAGCTTCGTATCAGCTTGGTGAAGCAGAGTGCCTGAAACAATTGAACGGACTTGCTGTTAAGACTGCAACTGATTTTCGCTTGGTAATTCAAGGCAGTATAGATTTGAGCTGGATCATGGTTGGTTTACAGAGAAAGGAAAAAAAGGGACAATTAGTAACACTAAACCAGACATGTTAAATGATATCATACACTTAAAACATATATACTCTTATCAATAATCAATTGACAAGCAACATAGCTATCTGCACATTTCATTTGTTTTCTTTTCGTGATTTTTTCGTGCACTTCCAGTACAATTCTTGTGCACTTTAGTTTCATATCTTTTCTTTTTAAGTGGTCTTCATTTTTTGGATGACGTTACTTTTTACTAATCTAGGGCCTTCGTCAGGAGTTATAGTAAAAAACACTCCATCAATGTTATCCTCACTACATTTCTTTTCGCATTCTAAAAGCCAAACCCGGAATTCCAGTATGTCATTTTCTCACTACTGATGATATAATTTGGTTGCCCAACTCCCTGTCCGGAACTAATATCCCGTGCAGGAAATATTTAAAGATTGTAAGCTACCTCGTATGAAATATGTTTAGTACAAAATAAATATTGTAACTTAAGGTCATTACAGTGGAATTAAGGCCCCAAATGTCACTATTTGGGGTCAAATCACCCTCAATGTCACTTTTTGAATTTTTGGCCCAAATGTCACTTGAAAACGGCGTTTTGGGTGAAAGTTTTAAAAATAGACGAAAAACGCAGTCTCGTGTTGAGTTTTTCTataacaattttttttatatttctttaaataaaagaaaaacacAGCTTCGTTTCGTGTTTTTCTTGAAAAACGTGGTTTCAAACCGAGTTTTTGCTGAAAACGCAATTTCAGAAATTGTTTCGGTAAAAAACGCAGTCTCGTCTTGagtttatatatataaaaacGGCGTTTCAAAATGAGTTTTTCGTAAAAACGCAGTTTCTAACCGAGTTTTTCTCGGGATGCAAAAAAAACGCAGATCCAAAATGAATTAATATGAAAAACTGAGATTGCGTTTTGCCCC
This sequence is a window from Apium graveolens cultivar Ventura chromosome 9, ASM990537v1, whole genome shotgun sequence. Protein-coding genes within it:
- the LOC141683427 gene encoding putative casein kinase II subunit beta-4; translation: MEDNRMKQINDALDKHLERSSSRGGGGAGGFVLKNKDWFSVFSGSENEKALLQKKLIEESETDSEESYVSGFVGVDSSWISWFCNLRGNEFFCEVDEDYIQDDFNLCGLSSQVPYYDHALDLILDLESSPGEFFTEEQHDLVETAAEMLYGLIHVRYVLTTKGQAAMLEKYKNAEFGRCPRVCCSGQPCLPVGQSDIPRQSTVKIYCPKCEDIYAPRSRHQDNLDGAYFGTTFPHLFLMTYEHLKPQKRLTSYIPRVFGFKVHRP
- the LOC141684356 gene encoding uncharacterized protein LOC141684356, translated to MTVLKRYVLRLFISLKYITANVVDRNNGRIVASASTVEHSIKENLECGRSCNAKAAVVVGEVLAMRLKVEGLDQGQERGIHVDVNKEIAKKGLVSRTKVWGIVNALKNNGVKLILDDDNNNASPSSKY
- the LOC141686504 gene encoding uncharacterized protein LOC141686504 translates to MVKKKLNRQQSVGAVVEHVFPLREFTSSTHGLWLAEVFKVVYHGHEELTPHRQIGTIKVNDELNEHYLYKVGRTDKRKPSIRHMDEVMLTGPRISSISTENSLTIDVDLFRGAYKDTFYIKDILNDDSVKICYPLQRRIISKDGRGEIVILYAIYDNAIEAQLEIKLLADDNFTLEVYGVVAASTTKLDSFEHISMLFLKKPDDKIKVRRRRLLPLSRSIVAVPLETELIVDIHLLTGDENHIFEGTVKFKAERGGTRRQLVEGKKCKILVEVT